One segment of Massilia sp. Se16.2.3 DNA contains the following:
- a CDS encoding YcxB family protein — MPLETTLIYSESLIRQATFAYWRRTVGVFFVPVLLALTACFLVLLMQRDLSWITGMIGTVIGFGYLISASLYVVHYRNSLAKFRRFKDAMVTFHADNNSFTMKSSAGTSTLHWAAVKEVWKFEDVWLLLFSKAQFSTLPVANLSPELRQLIVGSVESAGGKVL; from the coding sequence ATGCCACTCGAAACAACCCTCATCTATAGCGAGTCGCTGATTCGGCAAGCGACGTTTGCCTACTGGCGTCGAACAGTCGGCGTATTTTTTGTGCCGGTGCTGCTGGCGCTGACAGCGTGCTTCCTTGTACTCCTCATGCAGCGCGATCTCTCGTGGATAACGGGGATGATCGGAACGGTCATTGGTTTCGGTTATCTCATCTCGGCCAGTCTGTATGTTGTTCACTACAGGAACTCGCTTGCAAAATTTCGTCGTTTCAAAGATGCGATGGTTACATTTCACGCGGACAATAACTCGTTCACGATGAAGTCCAGTGCTGGAACATCCACTCTTCACTGGGCTGCCGTGAAAGAGGTCTGGAAATTCGAAGACGTGTGGCTTCTGCTATTTTCGAAAGCCCAGTTCAGCACGCTGCCTGTCGCAAATCTTTCGCCGGAACTACGACAACTCATTGTCGGCAGTGTCGAATCAGCCGGCGGCAAGGTTCTCTGA
- the pepA gene encoding flocculation-associated PEP-CTERM protein PepA: MQADSNGRLFPISYPGGNITAMFEADGTGRFGDALSFSRGTIRMYQNPTNLEYGGTKGIYGANLGNLIASFDVLGGGGDVDASGSPTASGQVNVLARVNMDSLMPGYFFRGDGSDLWDKTVVQFRFANANVIGLPNAFLVDEVACQYAGFTGPGCNGTEFANAPGEYFFVGNNGQFIVSEVPEPGSLALFGIAMLGAGIVGRKRAAQS, from the coding sequence GTGCAAGCCGACTCGAACGGGAGGCTGTTCCCCATTAGCTACCCAGGCGGCAACATCACTGCGATGTTTGAAGCGGACGGCACAGGACGCTTTGGAGATGCGCTCAGTTTCAGCCGCGGGACGATCAGGATGTATCAGAACCCGACGAATTTGGAGTACGGCGGCACCAAAGGCATTTACGGCGCCAACCTTGGAAATCTCATCGCGAGCTTCGATGTGCTCGGCGGTGGAGGCGATGTTGACGCGAGCGGCAGCCCGACCGCGAGCGGTCAGGTCAATGTGCTGGCACGCGTGAACATGGACTCGCTCATGCCAGGTTATTTCTTCCGTGGCGACGGCAGCGACCTGTGGGATAAGACAGTCGTGCAATTCCGTTTCGCGAACGCAAATGTCATCGGCCTTCCCAATGCATTCCTGGTCGATGAAGTTGCATGCCAATACGCCGGCTTTACGGGCCCAGGGTGCAATGGTACGGAGTTCGCCAATGCGCCAGGCGAATACTTCTTCGTTGGAAATAACGGTCAATTTATCGTATCCGAAGTGCCAGAGCCGGGTTCCCTGGCCCTGTTCGGTATTGCCATGCTCGGCGCCGGTATCGTCGGCCGCAAGCGCGCTGCCCAATCCTGA
- a CDS encoding serine hydrolase: protein MPSRPLHFGYQNQKKGFSMLKRFLFGVAAFSLAAVAAATPSEELSAAIASAKSGSKVPAVGAVILRDGAVSAQTVLGVREAGSKAAVTLDDVWLIGSTGKVMTVAMIARLVERGVLAWDTPLDAMLPDMAGSMRPEYRKVTLVELLSHRAGFPRDLRNDKTMVKFFRDGRPSAEQRLSYVAVALKDKPEAKAGTFSYSNAGFIVATVIAERAAHASYEELMGAEVFKPLGMTRAGFGNTGEGQNRGHQHGKPMRHMARLNDGAPRMYAPAGFLHMSLEDWAKFNLDQLAGAAGKGKLLSPASYRLMQTAQPGSPAGLDWGVQQSIAGRQGPVLVHQGSDGNWLAIAVLFPEQGTGALMVANAGPDMGADQVLMGLAGSLFAQLSPAKPK from the coding sequence TTGCCATCGCGCCCGCTACACTTCGGCTACCAAAATCAAAAAAAGGGATTCAGTATGCTGAAACGATTTCTCTTCGGCGTTGCCGCCTTCAGCCTGGCTGCAGTAGCTGCCGCGACCCCATCGGAGGAGCTGTCGGCCGCCATCGCATCGGCAAAGTCCGGATCGAAAGTGCCTGCTGTCGGCGCCGTCATCCTGCGCGACGGTGCCGTCTCGGCGCAGACCGTGCTGGGCGTGCGCGAGGCGGGAAGCAAGGCCGCGGTGACGCTCGACGATGTGTGGCTGATCGGTTCGACGGGCAAGGTCATGACAGTAGCCATGATTGCCCGCCTGGTCGAACGCGGCGTGCTTGCATGGGACACTCCGCTCGACGCCATGCTCCCCGACATGGCGGGAAGCATGCGGCCGGAATACCGCAAGGTGACCCTGGTCGAACTGCTCTCGCACCGCGCGGGCTTTCCGCGCGACCTGCGCAACGATAAGACGATGGTGAAATTTTTCCGCGACGGCCGCCCGAGCGCGGAGCAGCGCTTGAGCTATGTAGCCGTCGCACTCAAGGACAAGCCTGAAGCGAAAGCAGGCACCTTCAGCTACAGCAACGCCGGCTTCATTGTCGCCACCGTCATCGCCGAGCGCGCTGCGCATGCAAGCTACGAGGAGCTGATGGGCGCAGAGGTATTCAAGCCGCTGGGCATGACGCGTGCCGGCTTCGGCAACACCGGTGAGGGTCAGAATCGTGGCCACCAGCACGGTAAGCCGATGCGCCACATGGCGCGACTCAACGACGGCGCGCCCCGCATGTACGCGCCCGCGGGCTTCCTGCACATGAGCCTGGAGGACTGGGCGAAGTTCAATCTGGACCAGCTGGCCGGGGCGGCAGGCAAGGGCAAGCTGCTCTCGCCTGCGTCCTACCGGCTGATGCAGACGGCGCAGCCGGGCAGTCCAGCCGGCCTCGACTGGGGGGTGCAGCAATCGATCGCGGGCCGCCAGGGTCCCGTCCTGGTGCATCAGGGCTCGGACGGCAACTGGCTGGCCATTGCAGTGCTGTTTCCCGAGCAAGGGACCGGGGCACTGATGGTGGCCAATGCAGGGCCGGACATGGGCGCCGACCAGGTGTTGATGGGCTTGGCCGGGAGTTTGTTTGCGCAGTTGAGTCCGGCCAAACCGAAATGA
- a CDS encoding nuclear transport factor 2 family protein: protein MKLALTAALLATLVHPLTAAAQVTNDNWETTLRQFDSDYWKAFNSCEVQKMTMMNAEDLEFYHDLGGPMRGRQAFADATSRNICGKPDWRLRRGEVPGTVQYYPLRNNGTVYGAVITGEHYFYHLNKGQPERVEGRARFTHTLLLKDGQWQVGRMLSFDHGPAKQAE from the coding sequence ATGAAACTCGCTCTCACCGCGGCCTTGCTGGCCACGCTCGTCCATCCGCTCACCGCAGCCGCGCAAGTCACCAATGACAACTGGGAAACCACATTACGACAGTTTGACAGCGACTACTGGAAAGCCTTTAACAGTTGCGAAGTGCAGAAAATGACGATGATGAATGCCGAGGATCTGGAGTTCTATCATGACCTTGGTGGTCCGATGCGCGGCCGGCAGGCATTTGCGGATGCGACCAGCAGGAATATCTGCGGCAAGCCGGACTGGCGCCTGCGCAGGGGAGAAGTGCCCGGAACGGTCCAGTACTACCCGCTAAGGAACAATGGGACTGTATATGGTGCGGTCATCACCGGTGAGCATTACTTCTACCACCTGAACAAGGGCCAGCCCGAGCGGGTGGAGGGAAGGGCGCGTTTTACGCATACCTTGCTGCTCAAGGATGGGCAGTGGCAGGTTGGGCGGATGCTCAGTTTTGATCACGGGCCGGCAAAACAAGCAGAGTAA
- the glpK gene encoding glycerol kinase GlpK, whose product MPQHVPQYILALDQGTTSSRAILFDREGQVVVCAQQEYPQHFPQPGWVEHDALDIWNSQLACARQVLRDSGIAASQIAAIGIANQRETTVVWDRATGEPIARAIVWQDRRTAGACDRLREAGHARLINRSTGLELDAYFSATKLQWLLENVPGARDRAERGELCFGTVDSWLAFQLCGRHVTDVSNASRTMLYNIHTMRWEPALLDLFGIPAAMLPEVVRSADRIGTVREEWLGAAIPLMGIAGDQQAATFGQACYAKGMVKNTYGTGCFMLMHAGYVPPVSRNRLLATIGWKVDGRVDYLLEGSVFMGGATVQWLRDGLGIIKQSNEVEALSMSVPDSGGVMLVPAFVGLGAPHWDPYARGTIVGMTRGTTAAHIARAAVEAIAYQSAELLAAMQKDAACPVTEVRADGGAARNDLLMQFQADLLGVPVVRPAVTETTALGAAYLAGLAQGFWSSREEIEALWRAQRRFEPAMAAERRAELRARWARAVEHAKGWVEH is encoded by the coding sequence ATGCCTCAACATGTACCTCAATACATCCTTGCCCTCGACCAGGGAACGACCAGCTCCCGTGCCATCCTGTTCGACCGCGAAGGCCAGGTCGTCGTCTGCGCCCAGCAGGAATATCCCCAGCACTTTCCCCAGCCCGGCTGGGTCGAGCACGATGCCCTCGACATCTGGAACAGCCAGCTTGCCTGCGCGCGCCAGGTGCTGCGCGACTCCGGCATCGCCGCCAGTCAGATTGCCGCCATCGGCATCGCCAACCAGCGCGAGACCACCGTTGTCTGGGACCGGGCCACGGGCGAACCGATCGCGCGCGCCATCGTCTGGCAAGACCGGCGCACGGCCGGCGCCTGCGACCGCCTGCGTGAAGCAGGCCATGCACGACTGATCAACCGCAGCACCGGCCTGGAGCTGGACGCTTATTTTTCCGCCACCAAGCTGCAGTGGCTGCTGGAGAACGTGCCGGGCGCGCGGGACCGCGCCGAGCGCGGCGAGCTCTGCTTCGGCACGGTCGACAGCTGGCTTGCCTTTCAATTGTGCGGGCGCCACGTCACCGACGTCAGCAACGCTTCGCGCACGATGCTCTACAACATCCACACGATGCGCTGGGAGCCGGCCTTGCTCGACCTGTTCGGCATTCCGGCAGCGATGCTGCCGGAAGTCGTGCGCAGTGCCGACCGCATCGGCACCGTGCGCGAGGAGTGGCTGGGCGCGGCCATCCCGCTGATGGGTATTGCCGGCGACCAGCAGGCCGCCACCTTCGGCCAGGCCTGCTACGCCAAGGGCATGGTCAAAAATACCTATGGCACCGGCTGCTTCATGCTGATGCATGCCGGCTATGTGCCGCCGGTCTCGCGCAACCGTCTGCTGGCCACCATCGGCTGGAAGGTCGATGGCCGCGTCGACTACCTGCTCGAAGGCAGCGTCTTCATGGGCGGCGCCACGGTCCAGTGGCTGCGCGATGGCCTCGGCATCATCAAGCAATCGAACGAAGTCGAGGCGCTGTCCATGTCGGTGCCCGACAGCGGCGGCGTGATGCTGGTGCCGGCCTTTGTCGGCCTCGGTGCTCCGCACTGGGACCCGTATGCGCGCGGCACCATCGTCGGCATGACGCGCGGAACCACCGCCGCCCACATCGCCCGCGCCGCGGTGGAGGCGATCGCCTACCAGAGCGCGGAGCTGCTGGCGGCCATGCAGAAGGACGCGGCCTGCCCGGTAACGGAAGTGCGCGCCGACGGTGGCGCCGCCCGCAACGACTTATTAATGCAGTTCCAGGCCGACCTGCTCGGCGTGCCGGTGGTGCGCCCGGCGGTTACCGAGACGACGGCGCTGGGCGCGGCCTACCTGGCCGGGCTGGCGCAGGGCTTCTGGAGCTCGCGCGAGGAAATCGAAGCCTTGTGGCGCGCCCAGCGCCGCTTCGAGCCGGCGATGGCGGCCGAGCGCCGTGCCGAACTGCGCGCACGCTGGGCGCGGGCTGTCGAGCATGCCAAGGGATGGGTGGAGCATTGA
- a CDS encoding PH domain-containing protein, whose protein sequence is MLPFTASLAYGVRDNSLRVEDGRILLRAARFYQHDRPLADFDLARARVGGYDEIMEAQLGLRRNGIGLPGYAAGRFMGPGKSTIFALLTDRSSVVFLPAKSGPSLLISVEQPQAFLAALRGTHPASAAAVLHP, encoded by the coding sequence GTGCTGCCGTTCACGGCTTCGCTGGCCTATGGGGTGCGTGACAACAGCTTGCGCGTGGAGGACGGCAGGATCCTGCTGCGCGCGGCGCGTTTCTATCAGCATGACCGGCCGCTCGCCGATTTCGACCTCGCGCGGGCGCGCGTCGGCGGCTATGACGAGATCATGGAAGCGCAGCTCGGCCTGCGCCGCAACGGCATCGGCTTGCCGGGCTACGCGGCGGGACGCTTCATGGGACCTGGCAAATCGACGATCTTTGCGCTGCTGACGGACCGCAGCAGCGTCGTGTTCCTGCCGGCGAAGAGCGGGCCGTCGCTGCTGATCAGCGTCGAACAGCCGCAAGCGTTTCTTGCGGCGCTACGCGGCACGCACCCGGCATCCGCAGCTGCCGTCCTGCACCCCTGA
- a CDS encoding fumarylacetoacetate hydrolase family protein, translating into MPDYAITPPATPSLAIYGSSARFPIRRVFCVGRNYATHAREMGSDPSREPPFFFTKPADAVVPAEGTLAYPPATEDLHHEIELVVALRAGGADIPADEALGKVWGYGVGIDLTRRDLQAVAKEHGRPWDMAKGFDASAPCSPLRPVSSFGHPSEDACIRMTVNGEVRQDGSLNEMIWPIADIISHLSRLVTLAPGDLIFTGTPGGVGALKPGDRVHGEVAGVDEFDLEIVER; encoded by the coding sequence ATGCCCGACTACGCCATCACGCCGCCCGCCACGCCTTCGCTCGCCATTTACGGCAGCAGCGCCCGTTTCCCGATCCGCCGCGTCTTCTGCGTCGGCCGCAACTACGCCACCCATGCCCGCGAGATGGGCAGCGATCCGAGCCGCGAGCCGCCCTTCTTCTTCACCAAACCGGCCGACGCCGTGGTGCCGGCCGAGGGCACGCTCGCCTACCCGCCGGCGACGGAAGACCTGCACCACGAGATCGAACTGGTGGTGGCCCTGCGCGCCGGCGGCGCCGACATTCCCGCCGACGAGGCACTCGGCAAGGTCTGGGGCTATGGCGTCGGCATCGACCTGACCCGGCGCGACTTGCAGGCCGTCGCCAAGGAGCACGGCAGGCCCTGGGACATGGCGAAAGGCTTCGACGCCTCCGCGCCCTGCTCCCCGCTGCGTCCGGTCAGCAGCTTCGGCCACCCGTCCGAGGACGCCTGCATCCGCATGACGGTCAACGGCGAAGTGCGCCAGGATGGTTCGCTGAACGAAATGATCTGGCCGATCGCCGACATCATCAGCCACCTCTCTCGCCTGGTAACGCTGGCGCCGGGGGACTTGATCTTCACGGGGACGCCGGGCGGGGTCGGAGCCCTGAAGCCTGGCGACCGGGTGCATGGCGAAGTGGCGGGGGTGGACGAGTTCGACCTGGAGATCGTCGAGCGGTAA
- a CDS encoding AAA family ATPase produces the protein MSFATPLTLARTRAVYDLLDVQDALDRSRGRSPELDAFYERMLDTGPERFVTTPSSIDALSPLFEECPNFDEVLDDLARYLRLAHAGNKGFNVMPILLLGGPGVGKTHFAKRLARAMGTDCELISMNALSAGFVITGSSASWRGAKCGKVAERLVRGQYANPVVVLDEVEKATGSSQSDPLAALYQLLEPETARAFRDEFIDVEVDASQIFWVLTANSVEGIPAPLLNRMAVYEVPAPTPDQAAGIAQRMYASLLEELNLTGFDALLGDAVLDKLAPVSPRDLRKTLLDSLGYAVAGGRGHIMLEDVRLRGLPGRSRIGF, from the coding sequence GTGAGTTTCGCCACCCCTCTCACCCTCGCCCGGACCCGCGCCGTCTACGACCTGCTCGACGTGCAGGACGCCCTCGACCGCAGCCGCGGCCGCTCCCCCGAACTCGACGCCTTCTACGAGCGCATGCTCGATACCGGCCCCGAGCGCTTCGTGACCACGCCTTCCTCGATCGACGCCCTGTCTCCCCTGTTCGAGGAATGCCCGAACTTCGATGAAGTACTGGATGACCTGGCGCGCTACCTGCGCCTGGCCCATGCCGGCAACAAGGGTTTCAATGTCATGCCGATCCTGCTGCTGGGCGGGCCCGGTGTCGGCAAGACCCACTTCGCCAAGCGCCTGGCGCGGGCGATGGGTACCGACTGCGAACTGATCAGCATGAACGCGCTGTCGGCCGGCTTCGTCATCACCGGCAGCTCGGCCAGCTGGCGCGGCGCCAAGTGCGGCAAGGTGGCCGAGCGCCTCGTGCGTGGTCAGTATGCCAACCCGGTCGTCGTCCTCGACGAAGTCGAAAAGGCGACCGGTTCCTCCCAGTCCGACCCGCTCGCCGCCCTCTATCAACTGCTGGAACCGGAAACGGCACGCGCCTTCCGCGACGAGTTCATCGACGTCGAAGTCGACGCCAGCCAGATCTTCTGGGTGCTGACGGCGAATTCGGTCGAAGGCATTCCCGCTCCCCTGCTCAATCGCATGGCCGTCTACGAGGTGCCGGCGCCCACGCCAGACCAGGCGGCCGGCATCGCCCAGCGCATGTATGCTTCGCTGCTGGAGGAACTGAACCTGACCGGTTTCGACGCGCTGCTGGGCGACGCCGTGCTCGATAAACTGGCGCCGGTCTCGCCGCGCGACCTGCGCAAGACCCTGCTCGACAGCCTGGGCTATGCGGTCGCGGGTGGGCGCGGGCACATCATGCTCGAGGACGTGCGCCTGCGCGGGCTGCCGGGACGGAGCCGGATCGGGTTCTGA
- the mraZ gene encoding division/cell wall cluster transcriptional repressor MraZ, whose protein sequence is MFQGASAINLDAKGRMSIPAKHRDALALQCEGRLTLTRHPHGCLLFFPRPVWETHRDQIAAWPMSARAWQRIFLGNACDVEMDSAGRVLISPELRAAVGLEKEVMMLGMGTHFEIWDAAKLAADEAAAVAGGMPDVLSNFSF, encoded by the coding sequence GTGTTTCAAGGCGCGTCAGCGATCAATCTCGATGCGAAAGGCCGGATGTCCATTCCGGCAAAGCATCGTGACGCCCTCGCGCTGCAATGCGAAGGACGGCTTACCTTGACCCGCCACCCCCACGGCTGCCTGTTGTTTTTCCCGCGTCCCGTGTGGGAAACCCACCGCGACCAGATCGCCGCCTGGCCGATGTCCGCCCGTGCGTGGCAACGCATTTTCCTCGGTAACGCCTGCGATGTCGAGATGGACAGCGCCGGCCGTGTCCTGATTTCTCCCGAACTGCGCGCCGCCGTCGGCCTGGAAAAGGAAGTGATGATGCTCGGCATGGGCACCCACTTCGAGATCTGGGACGCCGCCAAGCTGGCCGCCGACGAAGCCGCGGCCGTGGCCGGCGGCATGCCTGATGTCCTTTCCAACTTCTCTTTCTGA
- the rsmH gene encoding 16S rRNA (cytosine(1402)-N(4))-methyltransferase RsmH, with protein MIPAHSVPEFQHRTVLLDEAVDALDLAGPRADGIYIDGTFGRGGHSRLILSRLGEKGRLFAFDKDLQAIATAETIDDPRFTIIHDSFATMGAALAERGIARVDGILLDLGISSPQVDDAARGFSFRNDGPLDMRMDTTRGLSAAEWIATAPEQQLEKVIRDYGEERFAFQIAKAIVARRAVEPISSTRQLAAIVADAVKTREKGKDPATRTFQAIRIFINQELEDLEAGLTAAYAMLAPGARMSVISFHSLEDRMVKQFLASKAKVAQPDRRLPIRAVDLPQPLMKLIAKIKPSDEEVGANPRARSAVLRVAERLEDTAR; from the coding sequence ATGATTCCTGCGCATTCGGTGCCCGAATTCCAGCATCGCACGGTGCTGCTCGACGAAGCGGTCGACGCCCTCGACCTGGCCGGCCCACGTGCCGACGGTATCTATATAGATGGCACTTTCGGCCGTGGCGGCCACAGCCGCCTGATCCTGTCGCGCCTGGGCGAGAAGGGCCGCCTGTTTGCTTTCGACAAGGACCTGCAGGCGATCGCCACCGCCGAGACCATCGACGACCCACGCTTCACGATCATCCATGACAGTTTCGCCACCATGGGCGCGGCGCTGGCCGAACGCGGCATCGCCCGCGTCGACGGCATCCTGCTCGACCTGGGCATCTCGTCGCCGCAGGTGGACGATGCCGCGCGCGGATTCAGCTTCCGCAACGACGGCCCGCTCGACATGCGCATGGATACGACCCGCGGACTCTCGGCCGCCGAATGGATTGCCACGGCGCCCGAACAACAACTGGAAAAGGTAATACGCGATTATGGGGAAGAACGGTTTGCTTTTCAGATTGCAAAGGCGATTGTTGCTCGCCGGGCAGTCGAACCAATTTCAAGCACACGACAGCTTGCCGCAATCGTGGCAGACGCGGTCAAGACTCGGGAAAAGGGCAAGGATCCGGCCACCCGTACCTTTCAGGCTATCCGGATTTTCATCAATCAGGAGCTTGAGGACCTCGAGGCAGGATTGACCGCTGCCTACGCCATGCTCGCGCCCGGTGCGCGCATGTCCGTCATCAGCTTCCATTCGCTCGAAGACCGCATGGTCAAGCAGTTCCTGGCCAGCAAAGCCAAGGTCGCCCAGCCGGACCGCCGCCTGCCGATCCGCGCCGTCGATCTGCCGCAGCCGCTGATGAAGCTCATCGCCAAGATCAAGCCGTCCGATGAAGAGGTCGGCGCGAATCCGCGCGCCCGCTCGGCGGTGCTGCGCGTGGCCGAGCGCCTGGAGGACACGGCACGATGA
- the ftsL gene encoding cell division protein FtsL: MSNKLNIFLAAGLIACGLTLVNARYQARHLFIELERLQQHARQLDIDWAQLQLDQSTLGKSERIEQIARTELNMTPLTPARTQYLTEDAK, from the coding sequence ATGAGCAACAAGCTCAATATCTTCCTCGCAGCCGGCCTGATCGCCTGCGGCCTGACCCTGGTCAACGCGCGCTACCAGGCGCGCCACCTGTTCATCGAGCTCGAGCGCCTGCAGCAGCACGCGCGCCAGCTCGACATCGACTGGGCCCAGCTGCAGCTGGACCAGTCCACCCTCGGCAAGAGCGAGCGCATCGAGCAGATCGCGCGTACTGAACTGAACATGACGCCCCTGACGCCTGCGCGCACCCAATACCTGACCGAGGACGCCAAATGA
- a CDS encoding penicillin-binding protein 2, with amino-acid sequence MKRDKPFNANRVAASKGMAFSKSPVLAVRLPDWRSRVMLFVLFAGFMTLAGAAVYRQVINDEFLQKQGKNRYERTLEMPATRGKIMDRNGQVLASSLPVKAVWAVPEDVLASPPEKIAELARLLGMPEAELRKKLDSNRTYVYLKRQVEMEVIAKIEKLKIKGLDTNKEYKRFYPQGEVMTHMVGFTNVEDVGQEGMELAQQKSLVGVPGSRRVIKDRFDRVVEDLGILREPHDGKNLTLSVDSKLQYIAFTSIKNAVEKFNAKAGAAVVLDVHTGEVLALANYPTYNPNDRTKLTGEQLRNRVITDTYEPGSIIKPMTVALALETKRVTPNTVFDTGAGRIVVGGHAIRDSHPKPMLTTSGIIQKSSNVGVVKISQMIPPQEMWELYTKLGFGQAPRFGFPGPAAGRVRPWKSWRPVEYANMAFGHGLSVSLLQMARSYMIFARNGDMIPLSFVKLSEEPVGQQIISPKTAAQVRTMLESVVSPEGTASRAQVAGYRVGGKTGTAQKIVNGRYSQTSYVGSFVGIAPMSKPRFVIAVMVDDPKGAVHTGGGVAAPTFADLAASALRADNIPPDSSVTDIIIPEEPLEESLDGA; translated from the coding sequence ATGAAGCGCGACAAGCCGTTCAACGCCAATCGCGTCGCCGCTTCGAAGGGCATGGCTTTCTCGAAGAGCCCCGTGCTGGCCGTGCGTTTGCCGGACTGGCGTTCGCGCGTGATGCTGTTCGTGCTCTTCGCCGGCTTCATGACGCTGGCCGGCGCCGCCGTCTACCGCCAGGTCATCAACGACGAATTCCTGCAAAAGCAGGGCAAGAACCGCTACGAGCGCACGCTCGAGATGCCGGCCACGCGCGGCAAGATCATGGACCGCAACGGCCAGGTGCTGGCTTCGTCCCTGCCGGTCAAGGCCGTCTGGGCCGTGCCGGAAGACGTGCTGGCCTCGCCGCCGGAGAAGATCGCCGAACTGGCGCGCCTGCTCGGGATGCCGGAAGCGGAACTGCGCAAGAAGCTCGACTCGAACCGCACCTACGTCTACCTGAAGCGCCAGGTCGAGATGGAGGTCATCGCGAAGATCGAGAAGCTGAAGATCAAAGGCCTCGACACGAACAAGGAATACAAGCGCTTTTACCCGCAGGGCGAAGTCATGACCCACATGGTCGGCTTCACCAACGTCGAAGACGTCGGCCAGGAAGGCATGGAGCTGGCGCAGCAGAAAAGCCTGGTCGGCGTGCCCGGCAGCCGCCGCGTGATCAAGGACCGCTTCGACCGCGTCGTCGAAGACCTGGGCATCCTGCGCGAGCCGCACGACGGCAAGAACCTGACCCTGTCGGTCGACAGCAAACTCCAGTACATCGCCTTCACCAGCATCAAGAACGCGGTCGAGAAATTCAACGCCAAGGCCGGCGCCGCCGTGGTGCTGGACGTGCACACGGGCGAGGTACTGGCACTGGCGAACTACCCGACCTATAACCCGAACGACCGCACCAAGCTCACCGGCGAGCAGCTGCGCAACCGCGTCATCACCGATACCTACGAGCCGGGTTCCATCATCAAGCCGATGACCGTGGCCCTCGCCCTGGAGACGAAACGCGTCACCCCGAACACCGTGTTCGACACGGGAGCGGGGCGCATCGTCGTCGGCGGCCACGCCATCCGCGACTCGCACCCGAAGCCCATGCTGACCACCAGCGGCATCATCCAGAAGTCGTCGAACGTCGGCGTCGTGAAGATCTCGCAGATGATCCCGCCGCAGGAAATGTGGGAGCTCTACACCAAACTCGGCTTCGGCCAGGCACCGCGCTTCGGCTTCCCGGGCCCGGCCGCCGGCCGCGTGCGTCCATGGAAATCCTGGCGCCCGGTCGAATACGCGAACATGGCTTTCGGCCACGGCCTGTCGGTGTCGCTGCTGCAGATGGCACGCTCGTACATGATCTTCGCGCGCAACGGCGACATGATCCCGCTGTCCTTCGTCAAGCTCAGCGAAGAGCCGGTCGGCCAGCAGATCATCTCCCCGAAAACGGCGGCCCAGGTGCGCACCATGCTCGAATCCGTCGTCAGCCCGGAAGGCACGGCTTCGCGCGCCCAGGTGGCCGGCTACCGCGTCGGCGGCAAGACCGGTACCGCGCAAAAGATCGTCAACGGCCGCTATTCGCAAACCAGCTATGTCGGCTCTTTCGTCGGCATCGCGCCGATGTCGAAACCGCGCTTCGTCATCGCCGTCATGGTCGACGACCCAAAGGGTGCCGTGCACACCGGCGGCGGCGTGGCCGCGCCAACCTTCGCCGACCTCGCAGCCAGTGCGCTGCGGGCCGATAACATACCGCCGGATTCGTCGGTCACCGACATCATCATTCCGGAAGAACCACTCGAGGAGAGCCTGGATGGCGCTTAG